A DNA window from Gillisia sp. Hel1_33_143 contains the following coding sequences:
- the pfkA gene encoding 6-phosphofructokinase has product MSKKIKRIGVMTSGGDSPGMNAAIRAVVRACAYYDTECVGFYRGFQGMIEGDYEILDARSVRNIITRGGTILKSARSKEFLTPEGRQKAADNLIEAEVDAMVLIGGDGTFRGGKVFSEEHNISIIGVPGTIDNDIYGTQFTIGYDTALNTVVEAIDKIRDTASSHNRLFFVEVMGRDAGFIALNSGIGAGAEEILIPEEDLGLERLLDSLERSRRSGKTSSIVVVSEGDKIGKNVFELAEYFKQSNLDYDAKVTVLGHIQRGGSPSCFDRVLASRLCVKAVELILDGKSDLMVGLVNNKVESCSLEKALKSKHDINKELLRISDILST; this is encoded by the coding sequence ATGTCAAAAAAGATCAAACGTATTGGTGTAATGACTTCCGGCGGAGATTCTCCTGGAATGAATGCCGCTATTAGAGCTGTTGTTAGAGCTTGTGCTTATTATGATACAGAATGTGTTGGATTCTATAGAGGATTTCAAGGAATGATTGAAGGAGATTATGAAATTTTAGATGCCCGAAGTGTTAGGAATATTATTACCCGTGGAGGAACAATTCTGAAATCTGCTAGATCAAAAGAATTTTTAACCCCAGAAGGAAGACAGAAAGCTGCAGATAATCTTATTGAAGCAGAAGTAGACGCTATGGTTCTAATTGGTGGTGATGGAACCTTTAGAGGAGGAAAGGTATTTAGTGAGGAACATAATATCTCTATTATTGGTGTTCCGGGAACTATAGATAATGACATTTATGGAACTCAATTTACGATTGGGTATGATACTGCATTAAATACAGTAGTTGAGGCTATTGATAAGATACGAGATACCGCAAGCTCTCACAATAGATTATTCTTTGTAGAAGTTATGGGGAGAGATGCCGGGTTTATAGCGTTAAATAGCGGAATTGGAGCAGGAGCCGAAGAAATTTTGATTCCTGAAGAAGACCTGGGATTAGAGCGATTATTAGATTCTTTAGAGCGAAGCAGAAGATCTGGAAAGACTTCGAGCATTGTAGTAGTTTCTGAAGGTGATAAAATTGGAAAAAACGTTTTTGAACTTGCAGAATATTTTAAGCAAAGCAATTTAGATTATGATGCAAAGGTTACCGTTTTGGGTCATATTCAAAGAGGAGGGAGCCCATCTTGTTTTGATAGAGTACTTGCAAGTAGATTATGCGTAAAAGCAGTAGAATTGATATTGGATGGAAAAAGTGATTTGATGGTTGGCTTGGTTAATAATAAAGTAGAATCTTGTAGTTTAGAAAAAGCTTTGAAAAGTAAACACGATATAAATAAAGAACTACTCAGAATTTCTGATATTTTATCTACTTAA
- a CDS encoding RidA family protein, with the protein MKKIINTSNAPAPIGPYNQAVLSGNMLYTSGQIALDPNTGELKLGNIKEETALVMENLKAILTEAGMTFDNVIKTSIFISDMNNFAQINEVYANYFNAETAPARETVEVANLPKFVNVEISAIAVK; encoded by the coding sequence ATGAAAAAGATAATTAATACCTCTAATGCCCCTGCTCCTATTGGCCCTTATAACCAAGCGGTACTTTCCGGAAACATGCTTTATACATCTGGGCAAATCGCTTTAGATCCTAATACAGGAGAACTTAAGCTAGGTAACATTAAAGAAGAAACTGCTTTAGTCATGGAAAATTTGAAAGCTATTCTAACCGAAGCAGGAATGACCTTTGACAATGTGATTAAAACTTCAATTTTTATAAGCGACATGAATAATTTTGCTCAAATAAACGAAGTTTATGCCAACTATTTTAATGCTGAAACTGCTCCTGCCAGAGAAACGGTTGAAGTAGCTAATTTACCAAAATTTGTAAATGTAGAAATTAGTGCTATTGCTGTTAAATAG
- a CDS encoding translocation/assembly module TamB domain-containing protein — translation MAKRLTNSLQKNSNVVVSVGRVSLSYFGKVKLNEIYVEDHHQDTLLNIQELRTSILGISNIINNNPNLGATTAKGFTLKMRRYKGEDQDNVSVLLEKLKTEPSGDPKSFELLINTISIEDGYYSFVDENNQNPEIVRLRELQIDAEELHILDSDVSVKINSLKAKEGRGFDIQKLATNFSYSPTRMQLKDLELITPYSNVEGEITMNYVLEDFSDFLNKVNFDAQFNQSEISTIDLQNFYPPFGDNQDLNITTHFKGTLNDFVLEDVELTGMDRSRLVGEVAFKGAFTPEDFKITGDLNDLTSNYYDLVNLLPGILKDKLPASLTEFGNLSVKGKTTVTKNSLDANIFVNTQLGSVKADMILRNFDNSNQTTYKGNLVFNEFNIGRLLDQKTLGKASLDLNIDGKGFTSESLNTKVRGRISKINYNNYNYTNILVLGTVRNSIYNGSLVSQDPNLKMEFNGLVDISGKDDVYDFEASVGYADLNKLNFIKRDSISIFKGDVIMNMKGTNIDNVSGNILLINTSYNNQNDLYYFDDLSVTSSFDSTNVRTIAVNSPDVINGEVTGNFKISEVPALIENSIGSIYTNYRPNTITNNQYMEFDFNIYNKIVEVFYPEITLAPNTFIRGRVESDESEFKLTFRSPKIEAFGNMMKDINVQVDNTNPIYNTFVEADSVSTEYYNFSEFSLINVTLRDTLFIRSEFQGGKSNDDVFNLNFFHTINENNKSVVGIQKSDVKFKDNVWFLNETNNKNNKIVFDNSFNDLVIDSLVLSHKNELIKMSGSLRDTTYKDFRIEFEDVDIGKITPDIDSLDIAGTLNGKLHLLQEKGAYFPNTGLKIDSLTVNETLLGNLRLNVDGNENLTYYNVDATLKNQGFESLNAKGGIDVGRNNPTIDLDVALRDFNLVAFSPLGGEAIDNIRGLVTGDAKVTGSYKNPDITGKLNLANAGFRIPYLNVDFDLKDDAVINLTKQQFNFDKIDMVDVKYKTEGVLDGNISHKNFRKWFLDLTINSDRIVVLDTKAEEDALYYGTAYIDGFASIVGPTDELVIDVNASTAKGTLFKIPLSTKESIGDNSYIHFLSPEEKANRLAGRELEIPDVKGLELNFDLDVTNEAEVEVVIDQTSGSTLRGRGAGNLLIEINTKGKFNMWGDFVVYKGVYNFKYAGLVQKAFQVKSGSSINWDGNPTQADLDVSAIYEVDANPAVLLENPSINRKIPVEVIILLQGQIAQPDITFNVQFPNASSAVRSELEYRMNDRASRELQALFLVTQGSFYSEFAIGQNAITGTLVERASSLVNDIFADEDGKFQVGVNYVQGDRTPDQQTVDRFGLTLSTQISNRVLINGQVGIPVGGVTESVVVGDVEIEFLLNEDGSLRAKVFNRENNIQYIGEEIGFTQGVGLSYSVDFDTFKELIRKILNKEIAKSSEEKEQEESAKSLAPDYIVFPKQ, via the coding sequence GTGGCAAAAAGGTTAACAAATTCTCTTCAGAAAAACTCTAACGTGGTGGTTTCTGTAGGAAGGGTAAGTCTGTCTTATTTCGGTAAAGTAAAACTGAACGAGATTTACGTAGAAGATCATCACCAAGATACACTCTTAAACATTCAGGAGTTACGAACTTCAATTCTGGGTATTTCCAATATTATTAATAATAATCCTAATCTAGGTGCTACCACTGCTAAGGGTTTCACTTTAAAGATGAGACGGTATAAAGGTGAAGATCAGGATAATGTGAGTGTACTTCTAGAAAAACTAAAAACAGAACCATCGGGAGACCCTAAAAGCTTTGAGCTCTTAATTAATACTATTAGCATTGAAGATGGGTATTATAGTTTTGTAGATGAAAATAATCAAAATCCGGAGATCGTACGTTTACGAGAGCTTCAAATAGATGCAGAAGAACTGCATATTTTAGATAGCGATGTAAGTGTAAAGATAAATTCACTAAAAGCTAAAGAAGGACGAGGCTTTGACATTCAGAAGTTAGCCACCAATTTTTCTTACAGCCCTACAAGAATGCAGCTTAAAGACTTAGAGCTTATTACGCCTTATTCTAATGTAGAAGGTGAGATAACAATGAACTATGTTCTAGAAGATTTTTCAGATTTTCTGAATAAAGTTAATTTTGATGCCCAATTTAATCAATCTGAAATCTCTACAATAGATCTTCAAAACTTCTATCCTCCCTTTGGCGATAATCAAGACCTAAATATCACCACTCATTTTAAAGGAACTTTAAATGATTTTGTTTTAGAAGACGTTGAACTTACCGGTATGGATAGAAGTAGGTTGGTAGGGGAAGTTGCCTTTAAAGGGGCCTTTACTCCAGAAGATTTTAAAATTACGGGAGATCTAAACGATCTTACTTCCAATTATTATGATCTCGTAAACCTACTTCCGGGTATCTTAAAAGATAAACTTCCGGCTTCTTTAACAGAGTTTGGAAACTTAAGTGTAAAGGGGAAAACTACGGTTACCAAGAATTCTTTAGATGCCAATATTTTTGTAAATACGCAACTAGGATCTGTGAAAGCAGATATGATTTTGAGAAATTTTGATAATTCTAATCAGACCACCTATAAAGGCAATTTAGTATTCAATGAATTCAATATAGGAAGATTATTAGATCAGAAAACATTAGGTAAAGCCAGTTTAGATTTAAATATAGACGGTAAAGGTTTTACTTCAGAAAGTTTAAATACCAAAGTAAGAGGAAGGATCTCCAAAATAAATTATAACAATTATAACTATACCAATATTCTGGTACTGGGAACTGTTAGGAATTCTATTTATAATGGAAGTTTGGTATCTCAAGACCCAAATCTTAAGATGGAATTTAATGGATTGGTAGATATATCTGGTAAAGATGATGTGTATGATTTTGAAGCATCTGTAGGCTATGCAGATCTTAATAAACTTAATTTCATAAAAAGAGACAGCATTTCGATATTTAAAGGAGATGTTATCATGAATATGAAAGGAACTAACATTGATAACGTTTCTGGTAATATTTTGCTAATAAACACTTCCTATAACAATCAAAATGATCTGTATTATTTTGACGATCTAAGTGTAACTTCTAGTTTTGATTCTACCAATGTTAGAACCATTGCGGTGAATTCTCCAGATGTAATAAACGGAGAAGTAACAGGAAACTTCAAAATTTCTGAAGTTCCTGCGCTTATTGAAAATTCTATAGGTAGTATCTATACCAATTATCGTCCAAATACCATTACAAATAATCAGTATATGGAATTTGACTTCAATATTTATAATAAGATAGTAGAGGTTTTTTATCCTGAAATTACGTTAGCTCCAAATACATTTATTCGGGGTAGAGTAGAGTCTGATGAGTCTGAATTTAAGCTCACATTTAGATCTCCAAAGATAGAAGCCTTCGGAAATATGATGAAAGATATTAATGTGCAGGTAGATAATACCAACCCTATCTATAATACATTCGTAGAGGCAGATAGTGTTTCTACAGAATATTATAATTTTTCAGAATTTAGCTTAATTAACGTTACTCTTAGAGATACTTTATTTATAAGGTCTGAATTTCAGGGAGGTAAATCTAATGATGATGTTTTTAATTTAAACTTTTTTCATACCATAAATGAGAATAACAAATCTGTAGTAGGTATTCAGAAATCTGATGTAAAATTTAAAGACAATGTTTGGTTCCTTAATGAAACAAATAATAAGAATAATAAGATCGTTTTTGACAATAGTTTTAATGATCTGGTAATAGACTCTTTGGTATTAAGCCATAAGAATGAACTCATTAAAATGAGCGGATCTTTGAGGGATACAACCTATAAAGATTTTAGAATAGAATTTGAAGATGTAGATATAGGCAAGATCACTCCAGATATAGACAGTTTAGATATTGCGGGAACTCTTAATGGGAAATTGCATTTACTTCAGGAAAAAGGTGCCTATTTTCCTAACACGGGCTTAAAGATCGACAGCTTAACAGTTAACGAGACGCTTTTGGGGAACTTAAGATTAAATGTAGATGGTAATGAGAATCTAACCTATTATAACGTAGACGCCACCCTTAAAAATCAAGGGTTTGAATCTTTAAATGCGAAAGGTGGAATAGATGTAGGTAGAAATAATCCAACCATAGATCTAGACGTTGCTTTAAGGGATTTCAATCTGGTTGCTTTTAGTCCGTTAGGAGGAGAAGCTATAGATAATATTAGAGGTTTGGTTACAGGGGATGCCAAAGTTACGGGTAGTTACAAAAACCCAGATATTACAGGAAAATTAAACCTTGCAAATGCAGGATTTAGAATTCCTTATCTCAATGTAGATTTTGACCTTAAAGATGATGCAGTTATAAATCTAACCAAACAGCAGTTCAATTTTGATAAAATTGATATGGTAGATGTTAAGTATAAGACGGAAGGAGTTTTAGACGGTAACATTTCTCATAAGAATTTTAGAAAATGGTTTTTAGACCTTACTATAAATAGTGATAGAATTGTGGTTTTAGATACCAAAGCAGAAGAAGATGCCCTGTATTATGGTACTGCCTATATAGACGGATTTGCTAGTATAGTAGGACCTACAGATGAACTTGTTATAGATGTAAATGCCTCTACAGCTAAGGGAACGCTTTTTAAGATCCCGCTTAGCACCAAGGAATCTATTGGAGATAATTCTTATATACATTTTTTAAGTCCGGAGGAGAAGGCAAATAGATTAGCAGGTAGAGAGTTAGAGATCCCAGATGTAAAGGGATTAGAACTAAATTTCGATCTAGATGTTACTAATGAGGCAGAAGTTGAAGTGGTGATAGATCAAACAAGTGGAAGCACGCTTAGAGGTAGAGGTGCAGGTAACCTTTTGATAGAGATCAATACCAAGGGTAAATTTAATATGTGGGGCGACTTTGTAGTCTATAAAGGTGTATATAACTTTAAATATGCTGGACTGGTACAAAAAGCATTTCAAGTTAAATCTGGAAGTAGCATAAACTGGGATGGTAACCCTACGCAGGCAGATCTCGATGTGAGTGCTATTTATGAAGTAGATGCAAATCCTGCTGTATTATTAGAAAACCCTTCAATAAATAGAAAGATCCCGGTAGAAGTGATCATACTTTTACAAGGGCAGATCGCACAACCAGATATAACATTTAATGTTCAGTTTCCAAATGCGAGTTCTGCAGTAAGATCAGAATTAGAATACAGAATGAATGATCGCGCCAGTAGAGAATTGCAAGCTTTGTTCTTAGTAACTCAAGGTTCCTTCTATAGTGAGTTTGCTATTGGACAGAATGCCATTACTGGAACTCTTGTAGAAAGAGCTTCTAGTTTAGTAAATGATATTTTTGCAGATGAAGATGGAAAATTTCAGGTGGGTGTAAACTACGTTCAGGGAGATAGAACTCCAGATCAACAAACGGTAGATAGATTTGGTCTTACACTGTCTACTCAAATTAGTAATAGAGTGCTAATAAACGGACAAGTAGGTATTCCGGTTGGTGGTGTTACAGAATCTGTGGTTGTTGGAGATGTAGAAATAGAATTCTTGCTTAATGAAGATGGGAGTTTAAGAGCAAAAGTTTTTAATAGGGAAAATAATATTCAGTATATAGGAGAAGAAATAGGTTTTACACAAGGTGTTGGTCTTTCTTACTCTGTAGATTTCGATACCTTTAAAGAATTGATCAGAAAGATCTTAAATAAAGAAATAGCTAAATCTTCCGAAGAAAAAGAGCAGGAAGAGTCTGCGAAATCATTAGCTCCAGATTATATAGTTTTCCCAAAACAATAG
- the tsaD gene encoding tRNA (adenosine(37)-N6)-threonylcarbamoyltransferase complex transferase subunit TsaD codes for MASQNIYILAIESSCDDTAAAVLKNDTLLSNIVATQEVHQKYGGVVPELASRAHQQNIVPVIHEAISQANIDKKDISAIAFTKGPGLMGSLLVGTSFAKSLSMGLDIPLIEVNHMQAHILAHFIKEEGFDIPTFPFLAMTISGGHTQIVKVSNYFEMEVIGQTIDDAVGEAFDKSAKILGLPYPGGPLVDKNAKLGNPKAYKFTKPKVGDLDFSFSGLKTGVLYFIQKQVKDNPNFIQDNMNDICASIQYTIVEILMDKLKKAVKQTGINQIAIGGGVSANSGIRNALKAAEQKYGWKTYVPKFEYTTDNAAMIGIVGYYKYLNKDFSDLSVTATARLKI; via the coding sequence ATGGCTTCCCAAAATATTTACATTTTAGCAATAGAATCTTCTTGTGATGATACCGCCGCTGCGGTATTAAAAAACGATACCTTATTATCAAATATTGTAGCTACTCAAGAAGTACATCAAAAATATGGAGGCGTGGTGCCAGAATTAGCATCTAGAGCTCACCAACAAAATATTGTGCCGGTAATTCATGAGGCTATTTCTCAAGCAAATATCGACAAAAAAGACATATCTGCAATCGCTTTTACAAAAGGTCCTGGTCTTATGGGTTCACTTTTAGTAGGAACTTCCTTTGCAAAGTCTTTATCTATGGGCTTAGATATACCACTTATTGAAGTTAACCATATGCAAGCCCATATTTTGGCTCATTTTATTAAAGAGGAAGGCTTTGATATACCAACCTTCCCATTTTTAGCAATGACCATTAGTGGTGGACATACTCAAATAGTTAAAGTTTCTAACTATTTTGAAATGGAAGTTATTGGCCAAACTATAGATGATGCGGTGGGAGAAGCTTTTGATAAGAGTGCAAAGATCTTAGGGCTGCCGTATCCTGGAGGTCCTTTGGTAGATAAAAATGCTAAACTAGGAAATCCTAAAGCTTATAAGTTCACAAAACCTAAAGTTGGAGATCTTGATTTTAGCTTTAGCGGACTAAAAACAGGGGTTCTATATTTTATTCAAAAGCAGGTGAAAGATAATCCTAATTTCATTCAAGATAATATGAATGATATTTGCGCCTCTATTCAATATACTATTGTAGAAATACTAATGGATAAACTGAAAAAGGCAGTAAAGCAAACCGGAATCAATCAAATTGCCATTGGCGGAGGAGTATCTGCTAATAGTGGAATTAGAAATGCGCTAAAAGCAGCTGAACAAAAATATGGCTGGAAAACCTATGTTCCTAAATTTGAATACACTACAGACAATGCAGCAATGATTGGTATTGTTGGTTATTATAAATATTTAAATAAAGATTTCTCAGACCTTTCTGTAACCGCTACCGCTCGTTTAAAAATTTAA